One part of the Arabidopsis thaliana chromosome 4, partial sequence genome encodes these proteins:
- a CDS encoding disease resistance protein (TIR-NBS-LRR class) family (disease resistance protein (TIR-NBS-LRR class) family; FUNCTIONS IN: transmembrane receptor activity, ATP binding; INVOLVED IN: defense response signaling pathway, resistance gene-dependent, defense response; LOCATED IN: intrinsic to membrane; EXPRESSED IN: 18 plant structures; EXPRESSED DURING: 9 growth stages; CONTAINS InterPro DOMAIN/s: NB-ARC (InterPro:IPR002182), Toll-Interleukin receptor (InterPro:IPR000157), Disease resistance protein (InterPro:IPR000767); BEST Arabidopsis thaliana protein match is: Disease resistance protein (TIR-NBS-LRR class) family (TAIR:AT5G45250.1); Has 17572 Blast hits to 11989 proteins in 539 species: Archae - 6; Bacteria - 936; Metazoa - 1722; Fungi - 81; Plants - 14067; Viruses - 2; Other Eukaryotes - 758 (source: NCBI BLink).) — protein MATSSSVVSSVPQQHQVFLNFRGDELRNNFVSHLDKALRGKQINVFIDEAVEKGENLDNLFKEIEKSRIALAIISQKYTESKWCLNELVKMKELEGKLVTIPIFYNVEPATVRYQKEAFGAALTKTQENDSDGQMKKWKEALTYVSLLVGFPFNSKSKEKETTLIDKIVDAVLQKLSKISSEESTSGSVDQGRGEEVEEAKADKISGLNQRLKELEEKVAITGDKRDETRIVEVVGMPGIGKSTLLKAFYETWKTRFLSSALLQNISELVKAMGLGRLTGMLLKELLPDENIDEETYEPYKEKLLKNTVFIVLDGISDETHIQKLLKDHRKWAKKGSKIVIARRAVTRDLLHEDSMVRYTYFVPLLSHRDGLNHFCHYAFRHFAAHQNNKEAFMKESKEFVRYARGHPLILKLLGEELREKSLSYWEEKLKSLPKSLSQNIRDRVLQVTYDELSQVQKDAFLDIACFRSHDLVYVKSLLDSSGPAFSKATVTIDALKDMFMIYISDSRVEMHDLLYTFAMELGPEARDDDGRGRHRIWHHHNQDNKGRLNRLLKRPGGSTSVRSFFLDMYVMKTDVTLGTDYLKNMRNLRYLKFYSSHCPQECTPKENIHIPGELELPLEEVRCLHWLNFPKDELPQDFIPKNLVDLKLPYSKIRQIWREEKDAPKLRWVDLNHSSKLENLSGLSQALNLERLNLEGCTALKTLLLGPENMASLVFLNLKGCTGLESLPKINLRSLKTLILSNCSNLEEFWVISETLYTLYLDGTAIKTLPQDMVKLTSLVKLYMKDCEMLVKLPEEFDKLKVLQELVCSGCKRLSSLPDVMKNMQCLQILLLDGTAITKIPHISSLERLCLSRNEKISCLSNDIRLLSQLKWLDLKYCTKLVSIPELPTNLQCLDANGCESLTTVANPLATHLPTEQIHSTFIFTNCDKLDRTAKEGFVPEALFSTCFPGCEVPSWFCHEAVGSVLKLNLLPHWNENRFVGIALCAVVGSLPNCQEQTNSCSVTCTFNIASKDSKKGDPYKISFDRLVGRWNKHGNKLDKKGNKLKKTESDHVFICYTRCSNSIKCLQDQHSGTCTPTEAFLEFGVTDKESRLEVLKCGLRLVYASDEPQKTNSDMDLSLSSSDSTPTRNGSSNTTTSSGSVSTNTIREEDSNILHEAQSQNGRGL, from the exons ATGGCTACCTCATCCTCGGTGGTCAGCAGTGTACCTCAGCAGCACCAAGTGTTCCTCAATTTCCGTGGGGACGAACTTCGTAATAATTTCGTCAGCCATCTGGATAAGGCCTTAAGAGGGAAACAGATCAATGTCTTCATAGATGAGGCTGTGGAAAAAGGTGAAAATCTAGATAACCTTTTCAAGGAGATCGAAAAATCTAGAATCGCGCTGGCTATCATTTCCCAAAAGTACACAGAGTCAAAATGGTGCTTGAACGAGCTGGTTAAAATGAAAGAACTCGAGGGCAAACTCGTGACGATTCCCATCTTCTACAATGTGGAACCTGCTACGGTTAGGTATCAGAAGGAAGCGTTTGGTGCTGCGCTCACAAAAACGCAGGAAAATGATAGTGATGGCcagatgaagaaatggaaagagGCTTTGACGTATGTTAGTCTCCTGGTGGGCTTCCCGTTTAACAGTAAAAg CAAGGAGAAGGAGACCACGCTCATCGATAAAATCGTCGACGCCGTTTTGCAAAAGCTGAGTAAAATATCGTCGGAAGAAAGCACAAGTGGATCAGTGGATCAAGGTCGGggagaagaagtagaagaagcaaaggCTGATAAGATTTCCGGGCTCAACCAGCGCCTAAAGGAACTGGAAGAAAAGGTAGCCATTACGGGTGACAAGAGAGACGAGACTCGTATTGTCGAAGTTGTTGGGATGCCTGGCATTGGTAAATCCACTCTCTTGAAGGCCTTCTATGAGACATGGAAAACCAGGTTCTTGAGCAGCGCCTTACTCCAAAATATAAGCGAACTTGTAAAAGCAATGGGATTGGGACGCTTGACTGGGATGCTCTTGAAGGAGTTGCTCCCAGATGAAAACATAGACGAGGAGACATACGAACCATACAAGGAGAAACTACTTAAAAACACAGTTTTCATTGTTCTAGATGGCATAAGTGACGAGACACATATACAAAAACTTCTTAAGGATCATCGAAAATGGGCTAAGAAAGGAAGCAAGATTGTGATTGCAAGACGCGCAGTGACTCGTGATCTGCTTCATGAGGATTCAATGGTCCGTTATACTTATTTTGTACCGCTGTTGAGCCATCGAGATGGGTTAAATCACTTTTGTCACTATGCGTTCCGTCATTTTGCGGCCCACCAAAACAACAAGGAAGCTTTCATGAAGGAGTCAAAAGAGTTTGTGCGTTACGCGAGAGGCCACCCACTAATTCTCAAGCTATTGGGTGAAGAGCTTCGTGAGAAAAGCCTCTCTTACTGGGAAGAGAAACTAAAATCACTCCCAAAAAGTCTCAGCCAAAATATTCGAGACCGTGTCTTGCAGGTAACTTATGATGAACTGAGTCAAGTGCAAAAGGATGCGTTTCTTGACATAGCTTGTTTCAGATCCCATGATTTGGTTTATGTAAAGAGCTTACTGGATTCATCTGGTCCCGCCTTTTCTAAAGCGACAGTTACAATAGACGCTCTCAAAGACATGTTCATGATTTACATTTCTGATAGTCGAGTGGAGATGCATGATCTTTTGTATACGTTTGCCATGGAACTTGGTCCAGAAGCCAGGGATGACGATGGAAGAGGGAGACACCGGATATGGCATCATCACAACCAAGATAATAAAGGCAGGCTCAATAGGCTGCTAAAAAGACCA GGAGGCAGCACCAGTGTGAGAAGTTTTTTCCTCGATATGTATGTCATGAAGACGGACGTGACCTTAGGCACTGATTACCTCAAGAACATGCGAAATCTCCGGTACCTCAAGTTTTACAGTTCTCATTGTCCTCAGGAATGTACGCCTAAGGAAAACATACACATCCCTGGAGAACTTGAGCTTCCACTTGAAGAGGTCCGATGTTTGCATTGGCTAAATTTCCCCAAAGATGAACTTCCACAAGATTTCATCCCCAAGAATCTCGTAGATCTTAAGCTCCCTTACAGTAAGATTAGACAGAtttggagagaagagaag GATGCACCAAAACTAAGGTGGGTCGATCTCAATCACTCAAGTAAGTTGGAAAACTTGTCAGGGCTATCACAGGCTCTAAATCTTGAAAGATTGAACCTTGAAGGTTGCACAGCACTGAAAACGTTGCTTCTGGGTCCGGAAAATATGGCAAGTCTTGTTTTCCTGAATTTGAAAGGGTGCACGGGTCTTGAGTCTCTTCCCAAGATTAATTTGAGATCTCTGAAGACTCTCATCCTCAGCAACTGTTCAAACTTGGAGGAGTTTTGGGTGATTTCAGAAACTTTATATACGCTATATTTGGATGGCACTGCAATAAAAACACTTCCTCAAGACATGGTAAAGCTAACAAGCCTCGTCAAATTATACATGAAAGACTGCGAGATGCTCGTTAAGCTTCCCGAAGAATTTGACAAGCTGAAAGTTCTGCAAGAACTAGTATGCTCTGGTTGTAAAAGACTCAGTAGTCTCCCAGATGTGATGAAGAACATGCAATGCTTGCAGATTTTACTGCTTGATGGAACAGCAATAACAAAGATTCCTCATATATCCTCACTTGAGCGTCTATGCTTAAGCAGAAACGAGAAGATCAGTTGTCTTTCGAATGATATTCGTCTGCTTTCTCAACTGAAATGGCTGGACTTGAAGTACTGTACGAAACTTGTGTCTATTCCAGAGCTTCCAACAAATCTTCAGTGCTTAGATGCAAACGGATGTGAATCATTAACAACAGTTGCGAATCCACTGGCTACTCATTTGCCAACGGAGCAGATTCATTCCACATTCATTTTCACAAACTGCGACAAATTAGACCGTACTGCAAAGGAG GGTTTTGTTCCAGAGGCTTTGTTCAGCACTTGCTTCCCTGGGTGTGAAGTACCTTCATGGTTTTGTCATGAAGCAGTTGGATCCGTCTTAAAGCTCAACCTGCTCCCACATTGGAACGAAAATAGGTTTGTCGGAATAGCTTTATGTGCTGTTGTGGGATCCTTACCAAATTGCCAAGAACAAACCAACTCTTGTTCAGTGACATGCACGTTTAACATAGCAAGTAAAGATTCCAAGAAAGGGGATCCTTACAAAATCTCCTTTGATCGACTGGTTGGGCGTTGGAACAAACATGGCAACAAACTAGACAAGAAAGGCAACAAACTAAAGAAGACGGAATCAGATCATGTCTTTATCTGCTATACCAGATGCTCAAACAGCATAAAATGTCTTCAAGACCAGCACTCAGGTACATGTACTCCAACCGAAGCTTTCCTTGAATTTGGTGTGACAGATAAGGAATCTCGACTCGAGGTGCTCAAGTGTGGGTTAAGATTGGTATATGCATCTGATGAACCCCAGAAGACAAACTCAGATATGGATctttcattatcatcatctgaTTCAACTCCGACAAGGAACGGCAGTTCCAACACTACTACATCTAGTGGAAGTGTATCTACCAATAccattagagaagaagattccaATATCTTAC
- a CDS encoding disease resistance protein (TIR-NBS-LRR class) family, whose amino-acid sequence MATSSSVVSSVPQQHQVFLNFRGDELRNNFVSHLDKALRGKQINVFIDEAVEKGENLDNLFKEIEKSRIALAIISQKYTESKWCLNELVKMKELEGKLVTIPIFYNVEPATVRYQKEAFGAALTKTQENDSDGQMKKWKEALTYVSLLVGFPFNSKSKEKETTLIDKIVDAVLQKLSKISSEESTSGSVDQGRGEEVEEAKADKISGLNQRLKELEEKVAITGDKRDETRIVEVVGMPGIGKSTLLKAFYETWKTRFLSSALLQNISELVKAMGLGRLTGMLLKELLPDENIDEETYEPYKEKLLKNTVFIVLDGISDETHIQKLLKDHRKWAKKGSKIVIARRAVTRDLLHEDSMVRYTYFVPLLSHRDGLNHFCHYAFRHFAAHQNNKEAFMKESKEFVRYARGHPLILKLLGEELREKSLSYWEEKLKSLPKSLSQNIRDRVLQVTYDELSQVQKDAFLDIACFRSHDLVYVKSLLDSSGPAFSKATVTIDALKDMFMIYISDSRVEMHDLLYTFAMELGPEARDDDGRGRHRIWHHHNQDNKGRLNRLLKRPGGSTSVRSFFLDMYVMKTDVTLGTDYLKNMRNLRYLKFYSSHCPQECTPKENIHIPGELELPLEEVRCLHWLNFPKDELPQDFIPKNLVDLKLPYSKIRQIWREEKDAPKLRWVDLNHSSKLENLSGLSQALNLERLNLEGCTALKTLLLGPENMASLVFLNLKGCTGLESLPKINLRSLKTLILSNCSNLEEFWVISETLYTLYLDGTAIKTLPQDMVKLTSLVKLYMKDCEMLVKLPEEFDKLKVLQELVCSGCKRLSSLPDVMKNMQCLQILLLDGTAITKIPHISSLERLCLSRNEKISCLSNDIRLLSQLKWLDLKYCTKLVSIPELPTNLQCLDANGCESLTTVANPLATHLPTEQIHSTFIFTNCDKLDRTAKEVITTYAQRKCQMLSDALKRWNEGFVPEALFSTCFPGCEVPSWFCHEAVGSVLKLNLLPHWNENRFVGIALCAVVGSLPNCQEQTNSCSVTCTFNIASKDSKKGDPYKISFDRLVGRWNKHGNKLDKKGNKLKKTESDHVFICYTRCSNSIKCLQDQHSGTCTPTEAFLEFGVTDKESRLEVLKCGLRLVYASDEPQKTNSDMDLSLSSSDSTPTRNGSSNTTTSSGSVSTNTIREEDSNILHEAQSQNGRGL is encoded by the exons ATGGCTACCTCATCCTCGGTGGTCAGCAGTGTACCTCAGCAGCACCAAGTGTTCCTCAATTTCCGTGGGGACGAACTTCGTAATAATTTCGTCAGCCATCTGGATAAGGCCTTAAGAGGGAAACAGATCAATGTCTTCATAGATGAGGCTGTGGAAAAAGGTGAAAATCTAGATAACCTTTTCAAGGAGATCGAAAAATCTAGAATCGCGCTGGCTATCATTTCCCAAAAGTACACAGAGTCAAAATGGTGCTTGAACGAGCTGGTTAAAATGAAAGAACTCGAGGGCAAACTCGTGACGATTCCCATCTTCTACAATGTGGAACCTGCTACGGTTAGGTATCAGAAGGAAGCGTTTGGTGCTGCGCTCACAAAAACGCAGGAAAATGATAGTGATGGCcagatgaagaaatggaaagagGCTTTGACGTATGTTAGTCTCCTGGTGGGCTTCCCGTTTAACAGTAAAAg CAAGGAGAAGGAGACCACGCTCATCGATAAAATCGTCGACGCCGTTTTGCAAAAGCTGAGTAAAATATCGTCGGAAGAAAGCACAAGTGGATCAGTGGATCAAGGTCGGggagaagaagtagaagaagcaaaggCTGATAAGATTTCCGGGCTCAACCAGCGCCTAAAGGAACTGGAAGAAAAGGTAGCCATTACGGGTGACAAGAGAGACGAGACTCGTATTGTCGAAGTTGTTGGGATGCCTGGCATTGGTAAATCCACTCTCTTGAAGGCCTTCTATGAGACATGGAAAACCAGGTTCTTGAGCAGCGCCTTACTCCAAAATATAAGCGAACTTGTAAAAGCAATGGGATTGGGACGCTTGACTGGGATGCTCTTGAAGGAGTTGCTCCCAGATGAAAACATAGACGAGGAGACATACGAACCATACAAGGAGAAACTACTTAAAAACACAGTTTTCATTGTTCTAGATGGCATAAGTGACGAGACACATATACAAAAACTTCTTAAGGATCATCGAAAATGGGCTAAGAAAGGAAGCAAGATTGTGATTGCAAGACGCGCAGTGACTCGTGATCTGCTTCATGAGGATTCAATGGTCCGTTATACTTATTTTGTACCGCTGTTGAGCCATCGAGATGGGTTAAATCACTTTTGTCACTATGCGTTCCGTCATTTTGCGGCCCACCAAAACAACAAGGAAGCTTTCATGAAGGAGTCAAAAGAGTTTGTGCGTTACGCGAGAGGCCACCCACTAATTCTCAAGCTATTGGGTGAAGAGCTTCGTGAGAAAAGCCTCTCTTACTGGGAAGAGAAACTAAAATCACTCCCAAAAAGTCTCAGCCAAAATATTCGAGACCGTGTCTTGCAGGTAACTTATGATGAACTGAGTCAAGTGCAAAAGGATGCGTTTCTTGACATAGCTTGTTTCAGATCCCATGATTTGGTTTATGTAAAGAGCTTACTGGATTCATCTGGTCCCGCCTTTTCTAAAGCGACAGTTACAATAGACGCTCTCAAAGACATGTTCATGATTTACATTTCTGATAGTCGAGTGGAGATGCATGATCTTTTGTATACGTTTGCCATGGAACTTGGTCCAGAAGCCAGGGATGACGATGGAAGAGGGAGACACCGGATATGGCATCATCACAACCAAGATAATAAAGGCAGGCTCAATAGGCTGCTAAAAAGACCA GGAGGCAGCACCAGTGTGAGAAGTTTTTTCCTCGATATGTATGTCATGAAGACGGACGTGACCTTAGGCACTGATTACCTCAAGAACATGCGAAATCTCCGGTACCTCAAGTTTTACAGTTCTCATTGTCCTCAGGAATGTACGCCTAAGGAAAACATACACATCCCTGGAGAACTTGAGCTTCCACTTGAAGAGGTCCGATGTTTGCATTGGCTAAATTTCCCCAAAGATGAACTTCCACAAGATTTCATCCCCAAGAATCTCGTAGATCTTAAGCTCCCTTACAGTAAGATTAGACAGAtttggagagaagagaag GATGCACCAAAACTAAGGTGGGTCGATCTCAATCACTCAAGTAAGTTGGAAAACTTGTCAGGGCTATCACAGGCTCTAAATCTTGAAAGATTGAACCTTGAAGGTTGCACAGCACTGAAAACGTTGCTTCTGGGTCCGGAAAATATGGCAAGTCTTGTTTTCCTGAATTTGAAAGGGTGCACGGGTCTTGAGTCTCTTCCCAAGATTAATTTGAGATCTCTGAAGACTCTCATCCTCAGCAACTGTTCAAACTTGGAGGAGTTTTGGGTGATTTCAGAAACTTTATATACGCTATATTTGGATGGCACTGCAATAAAAACACTTCCTCAAGACATGGTAAAGCTAACAAGCCTCGTCAAATTATACATGAAAGACTGCGAGATGCTCGTTAAGCTTCCCGAAGAATTTGACAAGCTGAAAGTTCTGCAAGAACTAGTATGCTCTGGTTGTAAAAGACTCAGTAGTCTCCCAGATGTGATGAAGAACATGCAATGCTTGCAGATTTTACTGCTTGATGGAACAGCAATAACAAAGATTCCTCATATATCCTCACTTGAGCGTCTATGCTTAAGCAGAAACGAGAAGATCAGTTGTCTTTCGAATGATATTCGTCTGCTTTCTCAACTGAAATGGCTGGACTTGAAGTACTGTACGAAACTTGTGTCTATTCCAGAGCTTCCAACAAATCTTCAGTGCTTAGATGCAAACGGATGTGAATCATTAACAACAGTTGCGAATCCACTGGCTACTCATTTGCCAACGGAGCAGATTCATTCCACATTCATTTTCACAAACTGCGACAAATTAGACCGTACTGCAAAGGAGGTAATCACAACCTATGCTCAAAGGAAATGTCAAATGCTATCAGATGCACTAAAACGCTGGAATGAG GGTTTTGTTCCAGAGGCTTTGTTCAGCACTTGCTTCCCTGGGTGTGAAGTACCTTCATGGTTTTGTCATGAAGCAGTTGGATCCGTCTTAAAGCTCAACCTGCTCCCACATTGGAACGAAAATAGGTTTGTCGGAATAGCTTTATGTGCTGTTGTGGGATCCTTACCAAATTGCCAAGAACAAACCAACTCTTGTTCAGTGACATGCACGTTTAACATAGCAAGTAAAGATTCCAAGAAAGGGGATCCTTACAAAATCTCCTTTGATCGACTGGTTGGGCGTTGGAACAAACATGGCAACAAACTAGACAAGAAAGGCAACAAACTAAAGAAGACGGAATCAGATCATGTCTTTATCTGCTATACCAGATGCTCAAACAGCATAAAATGTCTTCAAGACCAGCACTCAGGTACATGTACTCCAACCGAAGCTTTCCTTGAATTTGGTGTGACAGATAAGGAATCTCGACTCGAGGTGCTCAAGTGTGGGTTAAGATTGGTATATGCATCTGATGAACCCCAGAAGACAAACTCAGATATGGATctttcattatcatcatctgaTTCAACTCCGACAAGGAACGGCAGTTCCAACACTACTACATCTAGTGGAAGTGTATCTACCAATAccattagagaagaagattccaATATCTTAC